GTTACTAGTAGTGGCCCTGTGTTGCCATTAGATTAATGGCAAGTAAAAGATTAGAAGCGATACCCGAAAAATTTCAACGAGATGCGGAAAAGCAGTTAAGAGGTATTGCCCAAAAGATACAAAAGAAGCGCGAGAGTCTGGGGCTTTCTCAGGAGGCACTGGCTGAACAATTGGGACTTGCTGTCAATACTGTTAAAACCATCGAGCAATCACGGCGATATCCCAGCCTTCCGATGCTTTTTTATATTTGTAAATTTTTAGAGATCAAAATTACTATAGGCTAAAATTAATTTTTATAAAATTGTATTGTTTTGAGACAACATATCTTTACTATTTGCTTGCTATGGCCGATAGGTCTTGTTGATGAAAATATTCCCATTTAAACGCATTTTTTTTCTGTGCACTATGATTTCGATATCAGGATGTACTCAAGCTGTTAATGATTGGGTGAATGGCGGTGGGGGAACAACTGGGCACGCTGGAATCGTAGTGACAGTTGTTTCAAAAAGTACTGCTATTGCTGATGGATTTAGTGAGTTAATGCTGACTCTTAACGTACAAGATCGCCTCGGCAATCCCCAACAAAACATTAGT
This genomic interval from Bdellovibrionales bacterium contains the following:
- a CDS encoding helix-turn-helix domain-containing protein — its product is MASKRLEAIPEKFQRDAEKQLRGIAQKIQKKRESLGLSQEALAEQLGLAVNTVKTIEQSRRYPSLPMLFYICKFLEIKITIG